The Pseudomonadota bacterium genomic interval ACTTTCATGGGCCCCTCCTCGTCACTTCGGCGCCGTGAACGGCATGAGGGCGATGTTGCGCGCCCGCTTGATGGCGGTGCACAGAGCTCGCTGGTGCTTGGCACACGCCCCGGAGATCCGGCGCGGCACGATCTTGCCCCGCTCGGTGATGAAGTAGCGCAGCGCCTGCGCGTCCTTGTAGTCGATGACCAGCGTCGTGTCGGCGC includes:
- the rpsR gene encoding 30S ribosomal protein S18, which codes for MDHRERSQGGENRRRGGGGGGRRRRVCRFCADTTLVIDYKDAQALRYFITERGKIVPRRISGACAKHQRALCTAIKRARNIALMPFTAPK